In a single window of the Deltaproteobacteria bacterium GWC2_65_14 genome:
- a CDS encoding quinolinate synthase: MSVYDPEGLKREIRELLRSRSAVMLAHNYQRDEIQEIADITGDSLGLSQEAAKTDAEVIVFCGVHFMAESAAILSPGKTVLLPRMEAGCPMADMVTADDLRAWREAHPGAVVVTYVNSSAEVKALSDICCTSGNAVNVVRSIPADREIFMVPDRNLAHYVAKKSGRALSWWDGYCPTHERLKVEAAARAKAEHPDALLVVHPECPPEVVEMADAVLSTSGIYSYCGKSDAKEFIIGTEMGILYRLRKENPGKVFHLASRALICPNMKLTTLEDVRDSLETLSPRVSVPAEIREGALAALEAMLAVPRDAS, from the coding sequence ATGAGCGTGTACGATCCGGAAGGGCTGAAGCGGGAGATCCGGGAGCTGCTCCGCAGCCGCAGCGCCGTGATGCTCGCCCACAACTACCAGCGCGACGAGATCCAGGAGATCGCCGACATCACCGGGGACTCGCTGGGCCTGAGCCAGGAGGCGGCGAAGACGGACGCGGAGGTGATCGTCTTCTGCGGCGTCCATTTCATGGCGGAGAGCGCGGCGATCCTCTCGCCCGGGAAGACGGTCCTGCTCCCGCGCATGGAGGCCGGCTGCCCGATGGCCGACATGGTCACGGCGGACGACCTGCGGGCCTGGCGGGAGGCGCACCCGGGGGCGGTGGTGGTCACCTACGTCAACTCCTCCGCCGAGGTCAAGGCGCTCTCGGACATCTGCTGCACCTCGGGCAACGCGGTGAACGTGGTCCGCTCGATCCCCGCGGACCGGGAGATCTTCATGGTGCCGGACCGCAACCTCGCGCACTACGTCGCGAAGAAGTCCGGGCGGGCGCTCAGCTGGTGGGACGGCTATTGCCCCACCCACGAACGGCTCAAGGTCGAGGCCGCCGCCCGTGCGAAGGCGGAGCACCCCGACGCCCTCCTCGTCGTGCACCCGGAATGCCCGCCGGAAGTGGTGGAGATGGCCGACGCGGTGCTGTCCACCTCGGGGATCTACTCCTACTGCGGGAAGTCCGACGCGAAGGAGTTCATCATCGGCACCGAGATGGGGATCCTCTACCGGCTCCGGAAGGAGAACCCGGGGAAGGTCTTCCACCTCGCCTCGCGGGCGCTGATCTGCCCCAACATGAAGCTGACCACGCTCGAGGACGTGCGCGACTCCCTGGAGACCCTTTCCCCGCGGGTCTCCGTTCCCGCGGAGATCCGGGAGGGGGCGCTGGCGGCTTTGGAGGCGATGCTGGCCGTCCCGCGCGACGCTTCCTGA